In one Brienomyrus brachyistius isolate T26 chromosome 7, BBRACH_0.4, whole genome shotgun sequence genomic region, the following are encoded:
- the LOC125746901 gene encoding heparan sulfate glucosamine 3-O-sulfotransferase 1-like has translation MWPPRASSDRPQMMTTHHCHWGGPAVQLLSLILLQPTYLCLDETLLPVPPRAANASQGLPGAIVIGVRKGGTRALLEMLDLHPDVAAAPTEVHFFDLDENYRRGLDWYRAQMPAYLPGRLTVEKTPGYFASPKAPARVWHMDRAMRLLLIVRDPVQRLVSDYTQVLHNRQLRKKPYPALEELLLRQGRVNPGYRALQRSLYHLHLHRWLAHFPRAQIHVVDGDALVRDPLPELKRTELFLGLPARIGAANFYFNATKGFYCLRPPGGHDRCLDESKGRAHAPLATAVLHALCRFFREPNHAFFRLVGRSFDWC, from the exons ATGTGGCCACCAAGAGCG TCTAGTGACAGACCCCAGATGATGACTACACATCACTGCCACTGGGGGGGCCCAGcagtgcagctcctgtccctcatCCTCCTGCAGCCGACCTACCTGTGCCTTGACGAGACCTTACTTCCAGTGCCCCCCCGGGCGGCTAACGCCTCGCAGGGCCTGCCGGGGGCCATTGTCATCGGTGTGCGGAAGGGCGGCACCCGGGCCCTGCTGGAGATGCTGGACCTGCACCCGGATGTGGCGGCTGCCCCGACAGAGGTGCACTTCTTCGACCTGGATGAGAACTACCGGCGTGGGCTGGACTGGTACCGGGCTCAGATGCCCGCCTATCTCCCGGGTCGGCTGACGGTGGAGAAGACACCGGGTTACTTTGCGTCGCCTAAGGCTCCGGCACGAGTGTGGCACATGGACCGGGCCATGCGGCTGCTGCTTATCGTCCGTGACCCGGTCCAGCGGCTCGTCTCGGACTACACGCAGGTGCTCCACAACCGGCAGCTACGCAAGAAGCCTTATCCGGCGCTGGAGGAGCTGCTTCTGCGCCAGGGCCGGGTCAACCCTGGCTACCGTGCTCTCCAGCGGAGCCTGTACCACCTGCACCTGCACCGATGGCTGGCCCACTTCCCCAGGGCCCAGATCCACGTGGTGGACGGCGATGCCCTCGTCCGTGACCCCCTCCCTGAGCTGAAGAGGACTGAGCTCTTCCTGGGGCTGCCGGCACGCATCGGAGCTGCCAACTTCTACTTCAACGCCACGAAGGGATTCTACTGTCTTCGCCCCCCCGGCGGCCATGACAGGTGCCTGGATGAGTCCAAGGGCCGTGCCCACGCCCCACTGGCTACCGCGGTACTCCACGCCCTCTGCCGATTCTTCAGGGAGCCCAACCACGCATTCTTCCGTTTGGTGGGTCGCTCCTTCGACTGGTGCTGA